Proteins encoded in a region of the Pseudomonas sp. PDNC002 genome:
- the hfq gene encoding RNA chaperone Hfq, whose product MSKGHSLQDPYLNTLRKERVPVSIYLVNGIKLQGQIESFDQFVILLKNTVSQMVYKHAISTVVPSRPVRLPTGDQPAEPGNV is encoded by the coding sequence ATGTCAAAAGGGCATTCGCTACAAGACCCTTACCTCAATACCCTGCGCAAAGAACGCGTTCCGGTTTCCATCTACCTGGTCAACGGCATCAAGCTGCAGGGTCAGATCGAATCCTTCGACCAGTTCGTCATCCTGCTGAAGAACACTGTCAGCCAGATGGTCTACAAGCATGCGATCTCCACCGTGGTCCCCAGCCGCCCCGTGCGTCTGCCCACCGGTGATCAACCGGCCGAGCCGGGCAACGTTTGA
- the miaA gene encoding tRNA (adenosine(37)-N6)-dimethylallyltransferase MiaA, with product MSPRPPAIFLMGPTAAGKTDLALELARLLPVELISVDSALIYRDMDIGTAKPSREVLAEFPHRLIDIRDPSEAYSAAEFRTDALAAMAEITAAGRIPLLVGGTMLYFKALLEGLADMPSADPAVRAELEAWAAAEGWGALHEELARVDPESAARIHPNDPQRLIRALEVYRVSGMSMTAHRLRQASENAGFGAQGGGQLPYTVAHLAIAPLQRQVLHARIAQRFDQMLEQGFIAEVERLRARTDLHAGLPSIRAVGYRQVWDYLEDKLSYAEMVERGVIATRQLAKRQFTWLRSWSDLHWLDSQASDNLPRALKYLEAVSI from the coding sequence ATGTCCCCCCGTCCTCCCGCGATCTTCCTCATGGGCCCCACCGCCGCCGGCAAGACCGACCTGGCGCTGGAGTTGGCGCGCCTGCTGCCCGTGGAACTGATCAGCGTGGACTCGGCGCTGATCTACCGCGACATGGACATCGGCACCGCCAAGCCCTCCCGCGAGGTGCTGGCCGAATTCCCGCACCGCCTGATCGACATCCGCGACCCCAGCGAAGCCTATTCGGCAGCTGAATTCCGCACTGATGCCCTGGCGGCAATGGCCGAGATCACCGCGGCCGGTCGCATTCCGCTGCTGGTCGGCGGCACCATGTTGTATTTCAAGGCGTTGCTGGAAGGCCTGGCCGACATGCCCAGCGCCGATCCCGCTGTGCGTGCCGAGCTGGAAGCCTGGGCGGCTGCCGAAGGCTGGGGTGCCCTGCACGAGGAGCTGGCCCGCGTCGATCCGGAGTCGGCGGCGCGCATCCATCCCAACGACCCCCAGCGCCTCATCCGTGCCCTGGAAGTCTACCGTGTGAGCGGTATGTCCATGACTGCACACCGACTGCGGCAGGCGAGTGAAAATGCGGGTTTCGGCGCGCAAGGCGGTGGACAATTACCGTATACTGTGGCCCATCTGGCTATTGCGCCTCTGCAGCGCCAGGTGTTGCACGCGCGTATCGCGCAACGTTTTGACCAGATGCTGGAACAGGGCTTCATCGCCGAGGTCGAACGCCTTCGCGCAAGGACTGACTTGCACGCGGGGCTACCGTCCATTAGAGCGGTGGGTTACCGACAGGTATGGGATTACCTTGAGGACAAACTGTCCTACGCTGAGATGGTAGAGCGCGGCGTCATCGCCACGCGCCAGCTTGCCAAGCGCCAGTTCACCTGGCTGCGGAGCTGGAGCGATCTACACTGGTTGGACAGCCAGGCTAGCGACAATTTGCCGCGTGCCTTGAAATACCTTGAGGCGGTCTCCATATAG
- the hflC gene encoding protease modulator HflC gives MSNKSLIALIAGVVVAVAVWSSVYVVQQTERAVLLRFGRVVEPDVKPGLHFKIPYVNTVRKFDGRLLTLDSPTQRFLTLEKKAVMVDAYAKWRVSDAERFYTATSGMKQIADERLSRRLEAGLRDQFGKRTLHEVVSGERDALMGDITASLNRMAQKELGIEVVDVRVKAIDLPKEVNRSVFERMSTEREREAREHRAKGRELAEGIRADADRQRRVLLAEAYRESEETRGDGDAKASAIYAKAYTADPEFYAFTRSLKAYRESFADKKDVLVLDPSSEFFRYLEKAKP, from the coding sequence ATGAGTAACAAGTCCCTGATCGCCCTCATCGCGGGTGTGGTGGTTGCTGTTGCCGTCTGGAGCAGCGTCTACGTGGTGCAACAGACCGAGCGCGCCGTGCTGCTGCGCTTCGGTCGCGTGGTCGAGCCGGACGTGAAGCCCGGCCTGCACTTCAAGATTCCCTACGTCAACACGGTGCGCAAGTTCGACGGCCGCCTGCTGACCCTGGACTCGCCGACCCAGCGCTTCCTCACGCTGGAGAAGAAAGCGGTGATGGTCGACGCCTACGCCAAGTGGCGCGTCTCCGATGCCGAGCGCTTCTACACCGCGACTTCCGGCATGAAGCAGATTGCCGACGAGCGTCTGTCCCGTCGTCTGGAAGCCGGCCTGCGTGACCAGTTCGGCAAGCGCACCCTGCACGAAGTGGTGTCGGGTGAGCGTGATGCGCTGATGGGTGATATCACCGCTTCGCTGAACCGCATGGCGCAGAAAGAGCTGGGGATCGAGGTGGTCGATGTTCGCGTCAAGGCCATCGACCTGCCCAAGGAAGTGAACCGCAGCGTGTTCGAACGCATGAGCACCGAGCGCGAGCGGGAAGCCCGTGAGCACCGTGCCAAGGGTCGCGAGTTGGCCGAAGGTATCCGTGCGGATGCCGATCGTCAGCGCCGCGTACTGCTGGCCGAGGCTTATCGCGAATCGGAAGAGACCCGTGGTGACGGCGATGCCAAGGCGTCGGCGATCTACGCCAAGGCCTACACCGCCGATCCGGAGTTCTACGCCTTTACCCGCAGCCTCAAGGCTTACCGCGAGAGCTTTGCGGACAAGAAGGACGTGCTGGTGCTTGATCCCAGCAGTGAGTTCTTCCGCTATCTGGAAAAAGCTAAACCCTGA
- the amiB gene encoding N-acetylmuramoyl-L-alanine amidase AmiB: MGWGLRLRALFIGVSVLLAFFVGEVSAATQIKSVRIWRAPDNTRLVFDLSGPVQHSLFTLSAPNRIVVDINGAQMSAALDKLKLSNTPITAMRSAQRSPTDLRLVLDLKNQVTPKSFVLPPNQQYGNRLVVDLYDQGADIAPEVPATPTPSVPATPVSPAQSVAKIPAPSSGGKRDIVIAIDAGHGGEDPGALGPNGLHEKNITLSIARELQRQINQMKGFRAELTRTGDYFIPLRNRTVIARKKGADLFVSIHADAAPSRSAFGASVFALSDRGATSETARWLADTENRSDLIGGDGGVNLDDKDKMLAGVLLDLSMTATMSSSLDVGHKVLTSVGRVTPLHKRRVEQAGFMVLKSPDIPSILVETGFISNPNESAKLASGSHQQALARSIASGVRQYFVQTPPPGTYIASLRDGGQLASGPREYVVRSGDSLAMVASRFDVSTSSIRSANSLKSDELKIGQVLKIPGTSLASQQ, from the coding sequence ATGGGTTGGGGGTTGCGCCTTCGGGCGTTGTTTATCGGGGTGTCCGTTCTGCTGGCATTCTTTGTCGGCGAGGTTTCTGCCGCCACGCAAATCAAGAGCGTGCGCATCTGGCGCGCGCCGGACAACACACGCCTGGTGTTCGATCTGTCCGGCCCTGTGCAGCACAGTCTGTTCACCCTGAGTGCGCCCAACCGCATCGTCGTCGACATCAACGGCGCACAGATGTCCGCCGCCCTCGACAAGCTCAAGCTGAGCAATACGCCGATCACCGCGATGCGCTCCGCCCAGCGCTCGCCCACCGACCTGCGCCTGGTGCTGGACCTGAAGAACCAGGTCACGCCCAAGAGCTTCGTCCTGCCGCCGAACCAGCAGTACGGCAACCGCCTGGTCGTCGACCTGTATGACCAGGGCGCCGATATCGCTCCGGAAGTCCCCGCGACCCCGACGCCCAGCGTGCCGGCTACGCCCGTCAGTCCCGCCCAGTCGGTGGCCAAGATTCCCGCGCCCAGCAGTGGCGGCAAGCGCGACATCGTCATTGCCATCGACGCCGGTCACGGTGGTGAAGACCCCGGCGCCCTTGGCCCGAATGGTCTCCATGAGAAGAACATCACCCTGTCGATCGCCCGTGAGCTGCAGCGGCAGATCAACCAGATGAAAGGCTTCCGCGCCGAACTGACGCGGACCGGCGACTACTTCATCCCGCTGCGCAATCGCACCGTGATCGCCCGCAAGAAGGGCGCCGACCTGTTCGTCTCCATTCACGCCGACGCCGCGCCCAGCCGCAGTGCCTTCGGGGCCTCGGTGTTTGCCCTGTCCGACCGTGGCGCCACGTCCGAGACCGCGCGCTGGCTGGCCGACACGGAAAACCGTTCCGACCTGATCGGCGGTGACGGCGGCGTGAACCTCGACGACAAGGACAAGATGCTCGCCGGCGTGCTGCTCGACCTGTCGATGACCGCCACCATGTCTTCCAGCCTGGATGTCGGCCACAAGGTGCTGACCAGCGTCGGTCGCGTCACCCCGCTGCACAAGCGCCGCGTGGAGCAGGCCGGCTTCATGGTGCTGAAGTCCCCGGACATCCCGTCGATCCTGGTTGAAACCGGCTTCATCTCCAACCCGAACGAATCGGCCAAGCTCGCCAGCGGCTCGCACCAGCAGGCCCTGGCACGCTCCATCGCCAGTGGCGTGCGCCAGTATTTCGTACAGACGCCGCCGCCGGGCACCTATATCGCTTCGCTGCGCGACGGCGGCCAACTGGCTTCCGGTCCGCGTGAGTACGTCGTGCGCAGCGGTGACAGCCTGGCGATGGTTGCCAGCCGCTTTGACGTCAGTACGTCCTCGATCCGTAGCGCCAACTCGCTCAAGAGCGACGAGCTGAAAATTGGCCAGGTGCTGAAGATCCCGGGCACTTCCCTGGCGTCGCAGCAATGA
- the hflK gene encoding FtsH protease activity modulator HflK gives MAWNEPGDNSNKNDQDPWGGRRGGGRQGPPDLDEAFRKLQDSLNGIFGKPKRGNGSGGGGGGRGGSLGLFGIGLAILAVLWLYNAIYVVDEQEQAVILRFGQYHETVGPGLNIYFPPIDKKFQENVTRERAYSKQGQMLTEDENIVEVPLTVQYKVSNLKDFVLNVDQPEVSLQHATESALRHVAGSTTMDKILTEGREQMATEVRDRLQRFLDTYKTGITVTQVNIQSAAAPREVQEAFDDVIRAREDEQREKNQAEAYANGVVPEARGQAQRIIEEANGYRDEVVSRAQGEADRFAKLAGEYHKAPEVTRQRLYLDTMQDVLSQTSKVLVTGQQGQNNLIYLPLDKMMDGRGSAAPSSAPSASSSTPDIGSRVANDLQQRDTRTRESR, from the coding sequence ATGGCTTGGAATGAGCCGGGTGACAACTCGAACAAGAACGACCAGGACCCCTGGGGTGGACGCCGTGGTGGTGGTCGCCAGGGTCCTCCTGATCTGGATGAGGCCTTCCGCAAGCTGCAAGACAGCCTGAACGGAATTTTTGGCAAACCCAAGCGCGGCAATGGTTCGGGCGGTGGCGGCGGTGGTCGGGGCGGTAGTCTCGGTCTGTTCGGTATCGGCCTGGCGATCCTCGCTGTGCTGTGGCTGTACAACGCCATCTACGTGGTGGACGAGCAGGAGCAGGCAGTGATCCTGCGCTTCGGCCAGTACCACGAGACCGTGGGCCCCGGCCTGAACATCTACTTCCCGCCGATCGACAAGAAGTTCCAGGAGAACGTCACCCGCGAGCGTGCCTACAGCAAGCAGGGCCAGATGCTCACCGAGGACGAGAACATCGTCGAGGTTCCGCTGACCGTGCAGTACAAGGTCAGCAACCTGAAGGACTTCGTGCTCAACGTCGACCAGCCGGAAGTGAGCCTGCAGCACGCCACCGAAAGCGCCCTGCGCCACGTGGCCGGCTCCACCACCATGGACAAGATCCTCACTGAGGGCCGTGAACAGATGGCCACCGAGGTGCGTGATCGCCTGCAACGTTTCCTCGATACCTACAAGACCGGTATCACGGTGACCCAGGTGAACATCCAGAGCGCCGCCGCGCCGCGTGAAGTACAGGAAGCGTTCGACGACGTGATCCGTGCCCGCGAGGACGAGCAGCGCGAGAAGAACCAGGCCGAAGCCTATGCCAACGGCGTGGTGCCTGAAGCCCGTGGCCAGGCGCAGCGCATCATCGAGGAAGCCAACGGCTACCGCGACGAAGTGGTTTCCCGCGCCCAGGGTGAGGCGGATCGCTTCGCCAAGCTGGCCGGCGAGTACCACAAGGCTCCGGAGGTCACCCGTCAGCGTCTGTACCTGGACACCATGCAGGACGTCCTGAGCCAGACCAGCAAGGTGCTGGTCACCGGCCAGCAGGGTCAGAACAACCTGATCTACCTGCCTCTGGACAAGATGATGGACGGCCGTGGTTCGGCAGCTCCAAGCAGCGCACCCAGCGCGAGCAGCAGCACGCCGGATATCGGTTCGCGGGTCGCCAACGACCTGCAGCAGCGTGACACGCGTACCCGGGAGAGCCGCTGA
- the mutL gene encoding DNA mismatch repair endonuclease MutL produces the protein MSDVRRIQLLTPRLANQIAAGEVVERPASVIKELLENCLDAGAKRIDVEVEQGGVKLLRVRDDGSGIPADDLPLALARHATSKIRELEDLERVMSLGFRGEALASISSVSRLTLTSRTADAEQAWQVEVEGRDMESTVKPAAHPVGTSIEVRDLFFNTPARRKFLRAEKTEFDHLQEVIKRLALARFDVAFHLRHNGKTILSLHEAKDEASRARRVGAVCSAGFLEQALPIEVERNGLHLWGWVGLPTFSRSQPDLQYFYVNGRMVRDKLVAHAVRQAYRDVLYNGRHPTFVLFFEVDPAVVDVNVHPTKHEVRFRDSRMVHDFLYGTLHRALAEVRPDDQLAPPGATTLTVQRATGAEAGEFGPQGEMRLSETVLEAPTAARAWQPSPSSGGSGGGGYSYQPTRPDMPPVQEAQGAYKAYFAPLPDQAPQALPESSQDVPPLGYALAQLKGIYILSENAHGLVLVDMHAAHERIMYERLKAAMASEGLRGQPLLVPESIAVSEREADCAEEHGSWFSKLGFELQRLGPETLAIRQIPALLKQAEATQLVRDVLADLLEYGTSDRIQAHLNELLGTMACHGAVRANRRLTLPEMNGLLRDMEVTERSGQCNHGRPTWTQLGLDELDKLFLRGR, from the coding sequence ATGAGTGACGTTCGCCGAATCCAGCTGCTGACCCCGCGGCTGGCGAACCAGATCGCTGCCGGCGAAGTGGTCGAGCGGCCCGCCTCGGTCATCAAGGAGCTGCTGGAAAACTGCCTGGACGCCGGTGCCAAGCGCATCGACGTCGAAGTCGAGCAGGGCGGCGTGAAGCTACTGCGGGTGCGGGACGACGGCAGCGGCATCCCGGCCGACGACCTGCCGCTGGCTCTGGCGCGCCACGCCACCAGCAAGATCCGCGAGCTGGAAGACCTGGAGCGGGTGATGAGCCTGGGCTTCCGTGGCGAAGCGCTCGCCTCGATCAGCTCCGTCTCGCGCCTGACCCTGACTTCGCGCACTGCCGACGCCGAACAGGCCTGGCAGGTGGAGGTCGAGGGCCGCGACATGGAGTCCACGGTAAAGCCGGCGGCTCACCCGGTGGGCACCAGCATCGAAGTGCGCGACCTGTTCTTCAATACCCCGGCCCGCCGCAAGTTCCTGCGCGCCGAGAAGACCGAGTTCGACCACCTGCAGGAAGTCATCAAGCGCCTGGCCCTGGCCCGCTTCGACGTGGCCTTCCATCTGCGCCACAACGGCAAGACCATCCTCTCGCTGCATGAAGCCAAGGATGAGGCGTCCCGCGCCCGCCGCGTCGGCGCCGTGTGCAGCGCCGGTTTCCTCGAGCAGGCGCTGCCCATCGAGGTGGAGCGCAACGGCCTGCACCTGTGGGGCTGGGTGGGTTTGCCGACCTTCTCGCGCAGCCAGCCGGACCTGCAGTATTTCTATGTGAACGGCCGCATGGTGCGCGACAAGCTGGTCGCCCACGCCGTGCGCCAGGCCTACCGCGACGTGCTGTACAACGGCCGGCATCCGACCTTCGTGCTGTTCTTCGAGGTCGATCCCGCGGTGGTGGACGTCAATGTCCACCCGACCAAGCACGAAGTGCGCTTCCGCGACAGCCGCATGGTCCACGACTTCCTCTACGGCACCCTGCATCGGGCGCTGGCCGAGGTGCGTCCGGACGATCAGTTGGCGCCGCCGGGCGCCACCACCCTGACGGTCCAGCGCGCCACAGGCGCGGAAGCCGGCGAGTTCGGCCCGCAGGGCGAGATGCGCTTGTCCGAAACCGTGCTGGAGGCTCCCACCGCCGCACGCGCCTGGCAGCCGAGCCCGTCGTCGGGCGGCTCGGGCGGTGGCGGTTACAGCTATCAACCGACGCGCCCGGACATGCCGCCGGTCCAGGAGGCCCAGGGGGCCTACAAGGCGTATTTCGCGCCGCTACCCGACCAGGCGCCGCAGGCGTTGCCGGAAAGCAGCCAGGACGTGCCGCCGCTGGGCTATGCCCTGGCGCAGCTCAAGGGCATCTACATCCTCTCGGAGAATGCCCACGGTCTGGTGCTGGTGGATATGCACGCCGCCCATGAACGCATCATGTACGAGCGCCTGAAGGCCGCCATGGCCAGCGAAGGCCTGCGCGGCCAGCCGCTGCTGGTGCCCGAGTCCATCGCCGTCAGCGAGCGTGAGGCGGACTGCGCGGAGGAACACGGCAGTTGGTTCTCCAAACTCGGCTTCGAATTGCAGCGGCTCGGTCCGGAAACGCTGGCGATCCGCCAGATTCCCGCGCTGCTCAAGCAGGCCGAGGCCACCCAGCTGGTGCGCGACGTACTTGCCGATCTTTTGGAATATGGCACCAGCGACCGCATCCAGGCGCACCTCAACGAATTGCTCGGCACCATGGCCTGCCACGGCGCCGTGCGCGCCAACCGGCGTCTGACCCTGCCGGAGATGAACGGCCTGCTACGTGACATGGAAGTGACCGAGCGCAGCGGCCAGTGCAACCACGGCCGGCCGACCTGGACGCAGTTGGGGCTCGACGAGCTGGACAAGCTTTTCCTGCGCGGGCGTTGA
- the hflX gene encoding ribosome rescue GTPase HflX, with product MFFERPGGGERAILVHLEGQDPEAREDPQEFQELARSAGAESVAFISISRHQPSAKYLIGSGKVEELHDLVRAEKVELIIFNHTLTPSQERNLERALECRVLDRTGLILDIFAQRARTHEGKLQVELAQLEHMSTRLIRGWTHLERQKGGIGLRGPGETQLETDRRLLRGRIRQIKSRLEKVRSQREQARRGRRRAEIPAVSLVGYTNAGKSTLFNALTTSEVYAADQLFATLDPTLRRLVLDDLGPIVLADTVGFIRHLPHKLVEAFRATLEESSNSDLLLHVIDSHEPDRDAQIEQVLAVLQEIGANELPMLEVYNKIDLLPDMQPMIQRDELGKPVRVWLSARESRGLELLEQAVAELLGEDLFVGTLCLPQRLGRLRAQFFELGAVQSEGHDEHGRAVLQVRLPRVELNRLVSREGWQPAEFIAQHTLQ from the coding sequence TTGTTCTTTGAGCGCCCGGGTGGTGGGGAACGGGCCATTCTGGTCCATCTGGAAGGTCAGGACCCCGAGGCGCGCGAAGATCCGCAGGAGTTCCAGGAACTTGCTCGTTCGGCTGGCGCGGAATCCGTAGCCTTCATCAGCATTTCGCGCCATCAGCCCTCAGCCAAGTACCTTATCGGTAGCGGGAAGGTCGAAGAGTTGCACGACCTCGTCCGCGCCGAGAAGGTCGAGCTGATCATCTTCAATCACACCCTCACGCCGAGCCAGGAGCGCAACCTCGAGCGAGCGCTCGAATGCCGCGTGCTCGACCGTACGGGGTTGATCCTCGATATCTTCGCCCAGCGCGCCCGTACCCACGAGGGCAAGCTGCAGGTGGAGCTCGCCCAGCTCGAACACATGAGCACGCGCCTGATCCGCGGCTGGACTCACCTTGAGCGCCAGAAAGGCGGTATCGGCCTGCGCGGCCCGGGTGAAACCCAGCTGGAAACCGACCGTCGCCTGCTACGTGGGCGTATCCGTCAGATCAAGTCGCGCCTGGAAAAGGTCCGCAGCCAGCGCGAGCAGGCTCGTCGCGGCCGTCGTCGCGCGGAGATTCCGGCGGTATCTCTGGTCGGCTACACCAACGCCGGCAAGTCCACGCTGTTCAATGCGCTGACCACTTCCGAGGTCTATGCGGCCGACCAGTTGTTCGCCACCCTCGACCCGACCCTGCGCCGACTGGTGCTGGATGATCTGGGACCGATCGTGCTGGCCGACACCGTGGGCTTCATTCGTCACCTTCCGCACAAGCTGGTGGAGGCGTTTCGGGCTACCTTGGAAGAGTCCAGCAACTCCGATCTGCTGCTGCATGTGATCGACTCGCACGAGCCGGACCGCGATGCGCAGATCGAACAGGTGCTGGCGGTGCTTCAGGAAATCGGCGCAAACGAGTTGCCGATGCTCGAGGTGTACAACAAGATCGACCTGCTGCCGGACATGCAACCCATGATCCAGCGCGACGAGCTCGGCAAGCCGGTGCGTGTCTGGCTGTCGGCGCGTGAGTCGCGTGGGCTGGAACTTCTGGAGCAGGCGGTCGCCGAGTTGCTGGGGGAAGATCTTTTCGTAGGGACGCTCTGCCTTCCGCAACGCCTGGGACGACTTCGGGCTCAGTTCTTCGAGCTGGGTGCTGTACAGTCCGAGGGGCATGATGAACATGGACGCGCCGTTTTGCAGGTTCGCCTGCCGCGTGTCGAGTTGAACCGACTGGTGAGCCGCGAAGGCTGGCAGCCGGCAGAGTTCATTGCGCAACACACTTTGCAATAA
- a CDS encoding DUF2065 domain-containing protein yields MWQEFGKAFCLLLVLEGILPFLYPRGWRDAVSGLGRLGDRSLRLIGLGSMLLGTILLYCIH; encoded by the coding sequence ATGTGGCAGGAATTCGGCAAAGCGTTCTGTCTGTTGCTGGTGCTGGAAGGCATCCTTCCATTCCTGTATCCGCGTGGTTGGCGCGACGCCGTGAGCGGGCTCGGGCGCCTTGGCGACCGCAGTCTGAGACTCATCGGGCTGGGCAGCATGCTGCTCGGCACCATCCTTCTTTACTGCATTCATTGA
- a CDS encoding ATP phosphoribosyltransferase regulatory subunit, which produces MATVDRWLLPDGIEEVLPPEAARVEAARRQVLDLFQRWGYEFVVTPHIEYLESLLTGAGQDLDLRTFKVTDPASGRLMGFRADITPQVARMDAHSLRREGPNRLCYAGSVLHARPRALATSRSPIQLGAELYGDTGSAGDVEVISLLLDMLEMAQVPDVHMDLGHVGIYRGLAQAAGLSGEVEQLLFDALQRKAVDEVAALTEGLPVELAGMLRALAELCGSRDVLNQAREVLAGAPAPVQAALADITAIADSLAARFPQLPLYFDLGELRGYHYHTGVVFAAFVPGVGESIAQGGRYDDIGADFGRARPATGFSTDLKTLVTLGRAQLDEPRTGVWAPADGAGLWQAVQQLRRQGVRVVQALPGQDAASATEAGCDQQLLARDGNWQVVAL; this is translated from the coding sequence ATGGCAACGGTAGATCGCTGGCTACTGCCAGATGGGATCGAAGAAGTGCTGCCACCGGAGGCGGCGCGCGTTGAAGCAGCCCGCCGTCAGGTGCTGGACCTGTTCCAGCGCTGGGGCTACGAGTTCGTCGTCACCCCGCATATCGAATACCTGGAATCCCTGCTGACCGGTGCCGGCCAGGATCTGGACCTGCGTACCTTCAAGGTCACCGACCCGGCTTCCGGGCGCCTGATGGGCTTCCGCGCGGATATCACGCCGCAAGTCGCCCGCATGGACGCTCATAGCCTGCGTCGCGAAGGTCCGAACCGCCTGTGCTACGCCGGTAGCGTGCTGCATGCCCGTCCGCGTGCGCTGGCCACCTCGCGCAGCCCGATCCAGTTGGGTGCCGAGCTTTACGGCGATACCGGTTCGGCCGGTGACGTCGAAGTCATCAGCCTGCTGCTCGACATGCTCGAGATGGCCCAGGTGCCGGACGTGCACATGGACCTCGGTCACGTCGGCATCTACCGTGGCCTGGCGCAGGCGGCCGGACTGTCCGGCGAAGTCGAGCAACTGCTCTTCGATGCCCTGCAGCGCAAGGCCGTGGATGAAGTTGCTGCACTGACCGAAGGCCTGCCGGTGGAACTTGCCGGCATGCTGCGTGCGCTGGCCGAGCTGTGCGGCAGCCGTGATGTGCTGAATCAAGCGCGCGAAGTGCTCGCGGGTGCGCCGGCTCCGGTGCAGGCCGCGCTGGCCGACATCACCGCCATCGCCGATTCGCTGGCTGCGCGCTTCCCGCAATTGCCGCTGTACTTCGACCTTGGCGAATTGCGCGGCTATCACTATCACACGGGCGTGGTGTTCGCCGCGTTCGTGCCTGGCGTTGGCGAGTCCATCGCCCAGGGCGGTCGTTATGACGACATCGGTGCCGATTTCGGCCGTGCGCGTCCGGCGACTGGTTTCTCTACCGACCTCAAGACCCTGGTCACTCTCGGCCGCGCCCAGCTCGATGAGCCGCGCACTGGAGTCTGGGCGCCGGCCGATGGGGCTGGCTTGTGGCAGGCGGTGCAGCAGTTGCGCCGTCAGGGCGTGCGCGTCGTACAAGCGCTGCCCGGGCAGGATGCGGCTTCGGCCACCGAAGCGGGCTGCGACCAGCAACTGCTGGCTCGCGATGGCAATTGGCAGGTGGTCGCGCTCTGA
- a CDS encoding adenylosuccinate synthase: protein MGKNVVVLGTQWGDEGKGKIVDLLTDQAAAVVRYQGGHNAGHTLVVAGEKTVLHLIPSGILREGVQCLIGNGVVLAPDALMREIAKLEEKGVPVRERLRISPSCPLILSFHVALDQAREKARGDAKIGTTGRGIGPAYEDKVARRGLRVGDLFHRERFAAKLGELLDYHNFVLQNYYKEPAVDFQKTLDECMAYAEELRPLMADVTSTLHDLRRAGENIMFEGAQGSLLDIDHGTYPFVTSSNTTAGGTATGSGFGPLFLDYILGITKAYTTRVGSGPFPTELFDDVGARLAKVGHEFGATTGRARRCGWFDAVILRRAIEINSLSGLCLTKLDVLDGLETVRICTGYQNADGELLTDAPTDADSYIGLQPVYEDLPGWSESTVGVQSLDGLPANARAYIKRIEELVGAPIDIISTGPDRAETIVLRHPFA, encoded by the coding sequence ATGGGTAAGAATGTCGTAGTCCTGGGCACCCAGTGGGGTGATGAGGGCAAAGGCAAGATCGTCGACCTGCTGACCGACCAGGCTGCTGCCGTGGTGCGTTACCAGGGCGGCCACAACGCCGGTCATACCCTGGTCGTCGCAGGCGAGAAGACCGTACTGCACCTGATTCCGTCGGGCATCCTGCGCGAAGGCGTGCAGTGCCTGATCGGTAACGGCGTGGTGCTGGCACCCGATGCGCTGATGCGCGAGATCGCCAAGCTGGAAGAGAAGGGCGTACCGGTGCGCGAGCGCCTGCGCATCAGCCCGTCCTGCCCGCTGATCCTGTCCTTCCACGTAGCCCTGGACCAGGCTCGCGAGAAGGCCCGTGGCGACGCGAAGATCGGCACCACCGGTCGCGGCATCGGCCCGGCCTACGAAGACAAGGTGGCCCGTCGCGGCCTGCGCGTCGGCGACCTGTTCCACCGCGAACGCTTCGCCGCCAAGCTGGGCGAGCTGCTGGACTACCACAACTTCGTCCTGCAGAACTATTACAAGGAGCCGGCCGTCGACTTCCAGAAGACCCTGGATGAGTGCATGGCCTACGCCGAAGAGCTGCGTCCGCTGATGGCCGACGTGACCTCGACTCTGCACGACCTGCGTCGTGCCGGCGAGAACATCATGTTCGAAGGCGCTCAGGGCTCGCTGCTGGATATCGACCACGGTACCTACCCGTTCGTCACCAGCTCCAACACCACCGCTGGCGGCACCGCTACCGGTTCGGGCTTCGGTCCGCTGTTCCTGGATTACATCCTGGGCATCACCAAGGCCTACACCACCCGCGTAGGCTCCGGCCCGTTCCCAACCGAGCTGTTCGATGACGTCGGCGCGCGCCTGGCCAAGGTTGGTCACGAGTTTGGCGCCACCACCGGCCGCGCCCGTCGTTGTGGCTGGTTCGATGCCGTCATCCTGCGTCGCGCCATCGAGATCAACAGCCTGTCGGGCCTGTGCCTGACCAAGCTGGACGTCCTCGACGGCCTGGAAACCGTGCGCATCTGCACCGGCTACCAGAACGCCGATGGCGAACTGCTGACCGACGCCCCGACCGATGCCGACAGCTACATCGGCCTGCAGCCGGTCTACGAAGACCTGCCGGGCTGGAGCGAATCGACCGTTGGCGTCCAGTCGCTGGACGGCCTGCCGGCCAATGCGCGTGCTTACATCAAGCGCATCGAGGAGCTGGTCGGTGCGCCCATCGACATCATCTCCACCGGCCCGGATCGCGCCGAGACC